TTCAATATCGTCTACCAAATGCGCCGTTGTATTATGTTCCAGACTTCCGGTGGGCAGGCTTTTGCCGCTGCCGCGCTGGTCAAACAGGACGACCCGCCAGCGATTCAGGTCAAACCACTCCAGCATGGCCAGATTACTGCTACTGCCCGGCCCGCCATGCAGAACGACTGCGGCAGGCGCCCGGACATTGCCGAATTCGGCGTAATACAACTGGTGCCCATCGGGGGTCTGCAGATAACCTTGGGACAATGGCATGCTCATAAAAACAAGTTCCGGACAGAAGATGAAAACAGGATCGCACATTACAACTGATATAATGGCCAAGGCATAAACCGGAAATTTTTTGCAGGTTAAAGCGCCTTGACAAATATGCGAGTCATGCTACCATTAATTTGACTGCGCATCGTTTTACAGTCATGCGGGGCAGTAGCCATATTCAATTATCAGTATCATGCTGGTAGCTGGCTCATACACCTTCTGCCTGCCACTTCGACATTTTCCATCTGAACAGGAGATATTTATGAAATGGACAACACCTGAGTTTTGCGATCTGCGTTTTGGCTTTGAAATCACGATGTACATTGCCAACCGTTAATCTGCATCCTACGCTCATACCATGCGGCGCTGGCGAGAGCCAGTGCCGTTTTACTTGCTACCTATGAAAATTCTTGTGCTTGGCTCTGCCGCCGGTGGCGGATTCCCGCAGTGGAACTGCAACTGTCCCAATTGTGATGGTGTGCGCCGACAAAGCATCCGCGCCATCCCCCGTACCCAGTCATCCATTGCGATATCGGCCGACGGTATTCAGTGGCTGCTGGTCAATGCTTCTCCCGATATTCTCAAACAAATCCAGGCTAACCCTGCCCTGCAGCCCGCGCGCAGCGTGCGTGATACCGGTATCACATCTGTAATATTAATGGATGCCCAGATCGATCATGTGACCGGCCTGCTGATGCTGCGCGAAAGCGGCAGCCCCATCCCCTTGTATTGCACTGAGCCGGTATGGAACGACCTGAGCACCGGCCTACCGCTCACCCAGGTCCTGTCGCATTATTGCGGCCTGACGCACCGGCACATCACCGTTGAAGAAAATCGCTTCAGCCCGCCTTTGCAACTGGTCGAGCTGCCGGGCATTACCATTACCCCGTTTCCGCTCACCAGCAAGGCCCCGCCCTATTCGCCCAACCGCAATAATCCGCAGGTGGGCGACAATATCGGCCTGCTTATTACCAGCGAGCGCTCCGGCAAAAGTCTTTTTTATGCACCCGGTCTGGGCCAGATCGAACCGCTGGTCCTGGAGGCCATGTCCCGCGCTGATTGCGTCATGGTAGACGGCACGGTGTGGACCGAAGACGAGATGATCCGTCTTGGCCTGTCACGCAAGACTGCCGCCCAGATGGGCCATCTGCCGCAATCGGGACCTAACGGCATGATCAGCGTTCTGGACTCGCTGGGCGACAATAAACGCAAAATTCTTATTCATATTAACAACAGCAATCCGATTCTGAATCAGGATTCGGAAGAAGCTGCAGTGCTGCAACGGCATAATATTGAAATCGCCGTTGACGGCATGGAGATCACATTGTGAGCATCGTTCTGTCGAATCTTGCTGGATATAACCAGAAACAAACCGACCCCCAGGCCTGGGACCGGGCCGAATTTGAACGGCAGCTGCGCGCCAAGGGCGCCAGCTACCACATCCACCATCCATTCAATATCCGAATGAATAGTGGCCAGTTGAGTCAGGACGATATCCGCTGCTGGGTCGCCAACCGCTTCTATTACCAGATCAATATTCCGCTCAAAGATGCTGCGGTCATGTCCAACTGCCCCGACAGGGAAACCCGCCGCCGCTGGATTCTGCGCATGCTGGACCATGATGGTTTTGGCGATAATGAGGGCGGCATTGAAGCCTGGACGCGTCTGGGCCTGGCGGTGGGTATCAGCCGCGAGGATTTATGGTCTTTGAAGCTGGTCGCACCCGGCGTACGTTTCGCCGTAGATGCGTATGTTAATTTTGCGCGCCAGGTGCCATGGCAGGAAGCGGTTTGTTCATCACTGACCGAAATGTTTGCACCGAAGATTCATAAAGACAGGCTGGCAAACTGGCCCGGCCATTATCAGTGGATCGAGCCAGAAGGACTGGAATATTTCCGTAGTCGGATCTCTCTGGCGGAACGGGATGTCGAACACGGGCTGCAGGTCACGCTCGATTACTTTACCACCCGCCAGCAGCAAGCGCGGGCACTGGAAATACTGCAATTTAAACTGGACATTCTATGGTCCATGCTGGACGCCATTGAAAAAGCCTGCCAGCACAACAGCGAGACAACCCATGCCTGACTTGCCCGAAAAGCCCCTGTTGTCGCGCCTGTTCCGGCTGCAGTACGAAAAGGCGCAAAACGCCTATGTACTGCTGTATCCGGAAGGCATGGTCAAGCTCAATGACAGCGCCGCCGAAATTCTACGTCGCTGTGATGGCGAACGAAATATTGCCCAGATCGTTGCCGATCTGGAACAAAGCTTTGCCACGACAGGATTGCAGAAGGATGTTGAATCATTTCTGCAGGCTGCGCAGGAGCGTGGCTGGATCAAATAGAGGTCACCATGGATATGCCCCAAGTTGCTGAGCAAAAGCAGAAACCGACCATTGCGCCCCCGCTGTGGCTGCTGGCCGAACTGACCTATCGCTGTCCGCTGCACTGCGTGTTCTGCTATAACCCGGTGGATTATGCCAGCAACCTGAACGAGCTTACTACCGACCAGTGGATCAGCGTTATGCGCCAGGCGCGGGAAATGGGCGCGGCACAACTGGGGTTTTCCGGCGGCGAGCCTTTGCTGCGCGATGACCTGGAAATACTTGTGGCAGAAGGTCGCCAACTGGGTTTCTATACCAATCTTATTACGTCCGGCGTTGGCTTGAAGCGCGAACGGCTTGCCGCCCTGCGGGAAGCCGGGCTCGATCATATTCAACTGTCCTTCCAGGACTCCACGCGGGAAATGAACGATTTCCTGACCCACACCAAAACCTTTGATTTGAAATCTCGCGTTGCCTCCATGATTCGCGAATTCGAATATCCCATGGTGCTGAATGTGGTCCTGCATCGCTATAACCTGGACCATATCGAACGCATTATCGAGATGGCCGACAAAATGGGTGTGGAGTATCTTGAACTGGCCAACACACAGTATTACGGCTGGGGTCTGATCAACCGCGAACAGTTGTTGCCTGATCGGGAGCAATTGCAGCGCGCCGAAGCCGCCGTTGCGCGCTATCGCGAGAAAATCGGCAATCGGATGCGTATTCTGTTTGTGGTGCCGGATTATTTTGAAAAGCGACCAAAAGCCTGTATGAACGGCTGGGGATCCGTTTTCCTGGCCATCTCTGCCGATGGCAGCGCCCTGCCCTGTCATGCCGCAAAAACCATTCCTGGCTTGCAGTTCCCGCAGGTAACCGATACCGCCCTGCATGATATCTGGTACCACAGCGACGCATTCAACAAGTTCCGCGGTGATGCCTGGATGCAGGAGCCTTGTCGCACCTGTCCGGAAAAGGAACGGGATTTCGGCGGCTGCCGCTGCCAGGCGCTGGCCCTGACCGGCAATGCCGCCAACGCCGATCCGGTTTGCGATAAATCACCCTATCACCATGTTATTACGGATATGATCGGCCGTAAGCCGACAGTCGCCGTCCAGGAAAAACCGCTGGTGTTTCGCAACGACGCCAACTCGCGCCGGCTGTCTGCCGACATGGCCACCGGCGTGCCGGCAAGCGAAGACAAAATGTCGCCCTTATAGGGAAAACGAGGCACGCATAACATATCATGTGATATACAATTGGGTGAGTATGGACAGGTTCCCCGGCCACTAACGGGTCACCGATATGTTCGCAGTTTAATGTTGCGCAGACAACATCAATATGTAGCGGGCATACAACCCGTATACAAGCACCGAGACAGATTACAAAAATCGGCATCAGCCACCGAAAGGACAAGCGCTGATGTACATAGCAGGAGGAGACATGTACTCGTTGGAGGTCAGCAACCACATTGAGCGGATTAACCAGATTGTGCATCGCGGCGTCATGGTTCCGGACATTGATCCGGCGGTCGCCAGTTCCTGGGGGCGTTGCGTCAACGATTATGGCCTGGACCCGGAAAGCCGTCGCCTGCCTCCCGTTCTGACCCACGCCGAGCGGATCGCACGCTCGGAACAGAAGCGGGTCCTGATTACCGAAGCCAAACATGAAATGAATATTCTGTATCAGCAACTGGCTGATCCGGAGTTGGCCGTTGTGCTCGTGGATACCGACGGTTGTATTTTGCACATGGTGGCCGCTGATCACCTGGAAAGTGATCTTTCCGGGCTGGGTTTGCGCCTGGGGGCAATCTGGAGTGAAGAGGAAGTGGGCACCAACGGGATGGGCACCTGCCTGGTCGTAGGCGAGCCCATTGCCATCCGTCAGACCGACCACTTTTTATACAAACATATTTTGCTTACCTGTTCCGCAGTTCCGGTCATGGATCACACCGGAAAAATGATTGCAGTACTGGATGTGACCAGCCGCTCGTCGCTGCTGCAACAGCATTCGCTGGTGCTCATCGGCATGACCGCCCGCATGATTGAAAACCGCCTGCTTACCGTCAATTGCAAGCAAGCGCATCCGGTGCATTTCCACAGCCGGCCCGAAAGCATCAATACCGTGCATGACGGCAAGCTGATGGTCGAAGAGGACGGCACTATTGTTGCAGCCAACCAGAGTGCGCTGTTCCAGTTGGGCTTTCCCGACATGCAGGCGCTGCGCCGTTATCGCTTCGATGAAATTTTCCAGCTGACGCTTGAATCGCTCTTGCAACGCAGTATGCAAAGCTCGTTTCACCCTGTACCGATCTATCGGGCCGGGGCGTCCAGTCGTTTTTTTGCCGTGGCCCAATTGCCTCCTGCCGGCTCCACCCATTTGACCTTTCACAGCGCACCATCCAAAACATCCGGTCTGCCCGCACAGGACAAAGCGTCCGAGCCGGCCAGCCTGCCTGCCAGAACCGTCAAGCCGGGCAACGTTGCTGCGTTGAACTTGGCGATCCTGTCTTGCGCGACCAATTCGAACTGGCACAACGCGTCGTGAGCAAAGGAGTTCCGGTGTTGCTGTATGGCGAGACAGGATCCGGCAAGGAAGTGCTCGCCCGCGCGGTTCATGATCGCAGCCCCCGTCGCGATGGCCCCTTCGTCGCCGTCAACTGTGCATCGCTGCCCGAAAGCCTGATCGAAAGTGAATTGTTCGGCTATCGAGCAGGTGCTTTTACCGGCGCCCAGCGCCAGGGTCGCAGCGGCAAAATACTGCAGGCCCATGGCGGCACGCTTTTGCTTGATGAAATTGGCGACATGCCTTTGGCATTGCAGGCACGCCTGCTACGCGTGCTTGATGAGCGCAAGGTTACCCCGCTCGGTGCTGACGCTTCGGTCGATGTAGACATTCAACTGATCAGCGCCAGCCACCGGAATCTGACCGATCTGGTTGCCAAGGGTCAATTCAGGGAAGACTTGTACTACCGCCTCAACGGCGTAGAAATACGCCTGCCACCGCTGCGCGAACGCCAGGACAAACGCCAGCTTATCGAGGCCATCCTCCAGGAAGAAGCCGGCAAACCGGTAGTACTCAGCGATCAGGCGCTGAAGATTCTCATGCAATACGTCTGGCCTGGCAATTTGCGCCAGATGCGCCATGTGTTGCGCACCATGGCCGTCCTGGCCGAAGGCACAATCATTGGTGTGGAGCACTTGCCCGGGCCGCTGGCAGATCAGCATTCACAACCGACAGGCAATGGCGTTGCGTCAATTGGGTTGACAGACTGTATGGCTGTGAGCGACGAACACGAACCGGTTAACCCTTTGCAGGAAAGTGAAAGAATTACCCTGATCCAGCTGCTGGAGACCCATCGCTGGAATATCAGCGATGTGCGCGAACGCTGGGTGTCAGCCGCAATACCCTGTATCGCAAACTGCACCGGCACAACATTACCCTGTCCACGCAGGGTAACCCCACCACCATCTGAAAAGCGGTACAATCAATTTACTGCACCGCAACACCGGCCCCAAAGGCCGGTGTCTTTGTTTTCCGCATGATCTGCACTACAAACCGGTCCCGGGCTTACCTGCCTGTCGGGCCCTCAGTCGGTAGCACACCCTACATTATTCTTACACTGCTTTGCCGTGGCCGGCCGGCGACGCGCGCCTGTACATATGTGGCGCGGCGACCGATGCCGCACGTTCATTATCTCAAGGACTATTCATGATGCAGGCCATCGCCCGCCTGAGCCAATTCGTTGGCAAGACATTTGTCATATGGGTATTGCTGTTTGCAATACTGGCTTTTTTCAATCCTGCCAGCTACGCCTGGTTAGGCAAATATATTGTCCCCCTGCTTGGCATCATCATGTTCGGCATGGGCCTGACCATTTCCAAAAACGACTTCGCCGAGGTATTCAAGCGCCTGGCACGGTTGCCATTGGCGTACTTGGTCAATTCATTATCATGCCAGGACTGGCCTGGCTGCTGGCTACCGGACTGAACCTGAGCCCTGAAGTCGCCGTGGGCGTGATTCTGGTTGGCTGCTGCCCGGGCGGCACCGCTTCGAACGTCATGACGTTTCTGGCACGCGGAGACATCGCCCTTTCCGTGGCGATTACTTCTGTCACCACCTTGCTGGCGCCAATCGTCACGCCCGGGTTGATCTATCTAATGGCCAGCCAGTGGCTGGATGTGAGCGCTGCAGCCATGTTCTGGTCCATCGTACAGGTCGTGATTCTGCCCATCGCTCTGGGACTGATTGCGCAAATGGTGCTCAAGGAAAAAGTGCAGGCCGGCGTAGCGTATTACCTCTGGTGTCGGTCGTAGCCATTGTTGCCATTGTTGCGGCTGTGGTCGCCGGCAACCAGGAAAAGATCGCAAGCAGTGGCCTGGAGATTTTTGCTGTCGTGATCCTGCATAATGGCCTGGGCCTGCTGCTGGGCTACTGGCTGGCAAAATTGTCGGGCCTGAGTGTCGCACAGCGCAAGACCCTGTCTATTGAAGTGGGCATGCAAAACTCCGGCCTGGGCGCCGCACTGGCAACGGCCCACTTCTCACCGGCAGCTGCCGTGCCAAGCGCGATTTTCAGCGTCTGGCACAACATTACCGGCCCGCTGGTCGCCACCCTGTACCAGCGTTTCAAAAACGATGACGCGACCTCTACGGCGCAAGACAAGGAACATCCGGTGTCAGACGCCACCGCAGCGCTACGCGATTAAGCGGTTAAGCAACCAGGCAACGAGTAACGAGCAATAGACCGGCCATGCCGGTCTATCGGCCCGGGCCGACAATAGCTCGTCGCGATACACCCAACCCAGACAGCACACATTATGCCCAGCCTGGGCATTTTCAGGCAACTTACCGCTGCCAATTCACTGCACTTTGTACCACGACAGTGGCCAGGCGCCCGCCAGCAATATTCAAACAGCTCTGTCAACCAAGTCGCCCGGCTTGCATGGTCAGCATGCACAATGCACACCATAATCACAACTGTGATTACGCCTTCCCTGCGCACGCCGTGCATTGCGCCGCTTTCTGCTTACAGCGCTTTTCCTACACGTCTTCTATCAAACGCTTGCCCAGCACCACAACCTCTGCGCTCTCGTAGCCCAGCGTGCGATAGAAATCCTGCACGCCGCTGTTGTCGTGCCTGATCATTAGCTGGATTTTCGGACAGCCTTTGCTGCGCAGCCTTTGCTCTGCCTGCAGCACCAGGCTTTTGCCCAGGCCTTGCGACTGATACTGCGGCAATACGGAAAGATAATAAATCCAGCCGCGATGCCCATCATAGCCTGCCATCACCGAGCCCAAAAGCTGCCCGTTGTGTTCGGCCACGATAAACAGCTCGGGCTCCTGCTGCAACTTGCGTTCGATATCCTTATGCGGATCGTTCCAGGGTCGAGTCAGTCCACAAGCCTGCCATAGTGCCACCGTCGCTTCGGTATCATCGGGATGAAACTGTCTGAATTGAATCTGCATCTGCCTTGCGCTCACGAGTATGGGTTTGTTCCGGACACAAAAGAATAGCACAGGCGCCAATGCGGGCAGTATCTATTATCGACCACAAGCGCAATCCGCTGATACCGGATTGTTAACCACAAGCGCCGCAGCCAAACCGTTAACGGATAAGTATATTTCCAAGCAAGCAATTAAATCATGCTTATCTTTTATTTCCCTCGGGACGATACCTTGCTTAACATCGTCAGACACTTGGGAGAATAAACATGAGCAACAATCAGACAGAAAACGTTGAAGCACCCTATGCATCGTTCACCTTACGGCGCGTTGCCGGCCATATCGGTGCCGAAATCGAAGGGCTGCGTATCTCGGGCGATCTGCAGCAAAACGTCATTGATGATATCGAGCGGGCTTTACTCACGCACAAGGTGATTTTTTTCCGCGGGCAGGCGCACTTGAACGATGATATCCACCAGGCGTTTGGTGCGCGCTTTGGCGTAACCGAAGCCCATCCGACCGTCCCGTCCCGCAAAGGAACCCGACTGTTCGAACTTGATGCCTCCAAGGGCGGTGGCCGCGCTGACTCCTGGCATACGGACGTCACGTTCAAGGCACACTACCCTAAAATCGGTATTTTGCGCGCCGTTACTGTGCCTGCATACGGCGGCGACACGGTATGGGCCAATACAGTTCGTGCTTATGACAAGTTGCCACCCGAACTGAAGGCGCTTGCCGAACAGCTATGGGCGGTTCACAGCAACGACTATGACTATGCCAAAGACCGTCAGGAGCTTGATAAGGCCAGACTTGAACACCATAAGAAGGTGTTTATTTCTGATCTGTACGAAGCTGAACATCCGGTCGTCCATGTCCATCCTGTCACCGGAGAACGGGCCCTGCTTCTGGGCCACTTCATCAAATCGCTGAAAATTTTCAAGCAGTGAATCGGCCCGCATGTTCGACTTGCTGCAAAGCCGTGTCACACGGCTGGACAATACCGTTCGCTGGCGATGGCGCCAACACGATGTTGCCATGTGGGATAACCGCGCCACGCAGCATTATGCAGTCAATGACTACGGGAATCAGCCAGGGTTGTACGACGCGTGACGGTTCAGGGGGCAGTAGCCACGTCAGTCCAGGGGCAACACAGCCGCACAAAAACTGCGCCACAAGACAGTGCACATCCCGAGCAAGCCAGCGGCGTTGTAGCGCCTGGATCATCGCCTGAGCCGGCCCTGGCATTCTGACTCAAGTGAGCGACAATGAACAACGTACCCAATAAATACCGCCACACCAGACGCCAGGCATTGCGTAAAATCGCAGCAACCGGACTTTCGCTGGCCGTGCCATCCTGGGCCATCGCATCCGGCAAAAAGCCGCTGGACGGCATTACCCTGAATGTTTCCACGTTCAGTGCAGCATACCCTGTCTTATTACGTCAGTGGATTGGCGAATTTGAGTCGCTGACCGGCGCCCGGATCAATTTTGACACGCCGTCCTTTCCGGTATACAACCAGCGCACCGATCTGGAACTATCAACGAAAGGCGCGGCCTATGATGTTGTCAACGTCACCTTCATCTACTCCAGCAGATGGATTAATTCGGGCTGGCTGACCCCGCTTGACGACTATATCGCCGATCCCAATCGCACACCCGCCGAGTGGGATCTCAATGATTTTGTGAAGGGTGCGCGCGAAGCAGAAACCGGCATAGACGGCAAGCTTTACGGTGTGCCCTGGACCTCGGAAGCGCTACTGCACGTTTCTTCAAGATTCGACCTGGTACAGGAGGCCGGTCTTGATTTTCCGGACACCACCGATGATCTGGTCAAGGTGCTGCGCGCGGTAAACAAAAAAGACAAAGTGGCCGGCTTTGTTGCGGACAATCATTATGGCTGGTCTTTTGTTCCTTATCTGCATGCTTTCGGCGCTGACATTTTCCGCAAGGTACCCGACGACCTGATGCCAACGCTTACCACCCCGGAAGCGGTTGCCGCTGTCGAATACTATGCGGGCCTGATCCGTGAGTTCGGCCCCAACGGCGCCCTCAGCTATACGCCTGACCAGGTAACGCAGGCGCTCAAGCAGGGGCGGGTCAATTTTTCGGATCATGGGCAACTGCATCTGGCGCAGTTGGGCGATCCGAAATCAAGTCGTACCTTGCACACAGTCAAGTTTGGCTTGGCGCCAAAAGGACCGGCCGGACGTTTTCCCGGCACCAGCGTACATGGCCTGGGTATACCGGCGGGTTCGAAAAACAAGGAGGCTGCCTGGACATTTATCCAATGGGCCCTGTCAAAAGAGATAACAGCCAAAGCAGTGGCCGCCGGCTATGGCTCGCCTGCACGATTGTCAGATATCAAGTCTGCAGCATTTCGCAAACGCCAGTTGATAAATGGTTCGGATCTGGCGCAATTGGCCCTTGAGAGTATTGACATGGCGTCAGCCAGCGGCCATATGAAATATCGTACCGTTTCCGTCTATCCCCAGATCGATCAGCAAATCAACAAAGTGATTCCTTTGGTCGTCACCGGCCAGTTGTCTGCAAAGCAGGCACTGGAACAGGCCCAGAACCAGGCGGTCGCCCAGTTGCGCCGCTCAGGTATCAAACTGTCATGAGATCAACAGCGCGTGGCAACGCCTCTTGCATACCGGTGTCGTGGGAGCAGTCTCGCAACAGATCATTTCTGCTGGGCCTGCTGCCTGCGCTCGCCGTGCTTCTGGTGATCACGCTGGCACCTGCTTTAGCGCTTTTTGTGACGAGCCTGACGCCGCTCAGTCTTGTGGATCCGACAGTTTCATTCAATTTTTCAGATCCACTGGTTAATTTTCGCCAACTCATGCAGGACGAGCGATTTCTTGATTCGGCCATCACCCAGTGCAAGCTCTCGCTCCTTACGGTCGCCATGCAACTGACGGCAGGCACAAGCCTGGCCTTGCTGCTTAACGGCAAATCCTCTGTCCTGCAATATGCACGCAGCGTCTTTTTGATTCCCATGCTGATTCCTCCTGTGGTGGTGGCGTTGATATGGAAGATCATCTACTCGCCGGACATCAGCCCCCTGCACCGGCTACTTGAGTTTTCGGGATTGACACTTGAGGCGCTCACGACCAACCCGCACACCGCATTATGGGCAATTGCGGTTGCGGACACCTGGCAGTGGTTCCCATTTACGCTATTGATGATACTGGCGTCGCTGCATATGCTGCCGGCCGATCCCGTAGAAGCGGCAAGAATGGACGGCGCAAGCCGGATACAGGTTCTGAGATACATTGTATTGCCGCACGTCCGGCCCGTGCTTGTCGTTTGCGGACTGTTCCGCCTGATAGACAGTTTCAAGGCTTTCCCGCTCATCTATATTCTGACAGATGGCGGCCCCGGTAATGTCACCGAAGTCAGCAACTATTACGGATTCACCCAAGCCTTTAATTTTTCATATTGGGGATACGGGAGTGCGATCGCCGTACTTATTCTTGCCGGCGTGTTCTTTTTGAGTCTGATTGTCACCCAATTTACCCGGAATTCACATGACCCAATCAAAAACACTTGAGCAGTACACGCAGCCGCTGGCAAGCCATGGTTTGGCTTACTCTGGCCTGCGTCATTGGGCAAGAAGCCTGGCCCGCAGCGTTCAGGTACTGCGGCGCTATGCCCGCACCATCACTGTGCTGCTTGTGATGCTTGTGATTATGCTGCCTGTCATATGGACAATTCACCTGGCATTCAAACCGGCACTGGAGATTTTTGACACAACACTCGGGTTCGTACCTACGCTGGAGAATTTTCAAAGCCTGCTCGCCGATGGCAGCTTTCTAACAGCACTGGGCAACAGTGTGTTGGTGAGCGTACTGTCCACCACATTTTCCATGCTGCTGGGTGTGCCGGCGGCATATGTGCTGACTCGTTGGAAATTCAAGGTGCGTAAACAGATCGCCCTGTGGATTCTGGTTACCAGGATGGCGCCACCTATCGCATTTACGATTCCATTTTTCCTGGCCTTTCGCTGGCTGGGTCTGCAAGACACGCTTGCCGGACTCACATTGATCTACATGACCTTCAACCTGGCCATCGTTATCTGGCTGATGCAGTCCTTTTTCGCGTCGGTTCCGGCCAGCCTGGAGGAGGCAGCCTGGCTGGACGGCTGTGGTGTATGGTCAGGGTTCTTGCGCATTACCCTGCCCCTTGCAGCACCTGGTCTTGCCTCTACAGCGATCCTGTGCTTTATCTTTGCATGGAGCGATTTTTTCTACGCCTTGGTGCTGACCCGGACACAAGCGGTTACGGCTACGGTTGCCATTGTCAATTTCCTTCAGTATGAAGGCTGGGAATGGGGAAAAATCTCAGCTGCAGGCACGCTGGTCATGCTGCCGGTATTGCTGTTCATGGTGATTATCCGGCGCTATTTGGTACATGGCCTGACCGCAGGCGGAATCAAGGACTGACTTTGGAAACACATTATGTCTGCTATTAAATTACAGAAGCTGGTAAAGCACTACGAGAACCGCGAGATCCTGCACGGCATTGATCTTGACATAGAAGATGGGGAGTTTGTCGCGTTGGTGGGCCCCTCCGGTTGTGGAAAATCCACGCTGTTGCGCACCATCGCCGGCCTGGAACCATTGTCGACCGGTACGATCACGCTTGGCCAGCGAGTGCTGAACGATGTAGCGCCGAAAGACCGTGATATGGCCATGGTATTTCAGAACTACGCGCTCTATCCTCATTTGAGCGTACGCGACAATTTGGGGTTTGCCCTTAAGATAAAAGGCGTTGACCGGCAGACACGATTTGCTCGGGTGACACAGGTTGCAGCAACGCTGGGACTGGAGCAGCAACTGGATCGCTTTCCGCGCCACTTGTCCGGCGGACAACGCCAGCGCGTGGCCATGGGCCGAGCAATTATTCGGCGCCCGCCGCCTTTCTGTTTGATGAGCCATTGTCTAATCTGGATGCAAAACTGCGCATACAAATGCGCACAGAGATCAAGGCGCTGCATCAGGAGCTGCGCACCACCACCATTTATGTCACCCACGATCAGGTCGAAGCAATGACCATGGCCGATCGCATCGTTGTTTTGCGAGACGGTCGGATCGAACAGATCGGTACACCCTTGCAGTTATATGATCGCCCGATCAATGCATTTGTTGCCGGTTTTATCGGATCGCCATCGATGAACCTGATCAGGGGAAGTCTGCATATAGGCCGACATGCTTCTTACGTGCTTACCGAAGAGGGATTTCAATTGCCCATACAGAACATCTCAGCTCATGCCCGGCCGCGCAATCGGTCATTTATGGCGTCAGGCCCGAACATGTGCGCACCGTAAAGGACGCGGGTCTTAAGGCCCAGGTGCTTGTCATTGAGCCGACCGGTAGCGAAACCCATGTCGCCGCCAGGCTGGGCAACAGCGATATTCTTATTTCACAAAGGGAGCGTTTATCCCTGAACGTCGGCAGTCCGATCCGGATTTTACCGATCATCGAACAGGCTCATCTGTTCGATGCCGACACCGGGCAACGTTTAAATTGAGGAACTGCCACTGGTGATTCAACAGGATGCGGCTTCAACCGCAATGGTGACCAGGATCATCACCATTGCATTTTGGCTACCAACGCACGCGCGGCGGGTCTTTCCATTCGCTGGTCAAACCCAGTCTGACCGACTGGGTCGCAGACAATTTCAACTGCTTGAACAACGCCAGGGAAGCGCGTTCAAAGTCAAAAGAGCGATTTACAATTCGGGTTCTGATACGTTGAGATTTATTTGAATCCGACACTGTCTTTCTCCTGTTCAACGT
Above is a window of Advenella kashmirensis WT001 DNA encoding:
- a CDS encoding sigma-54-dependent Fis family transcriptional regulator, whose translation is MSKGVPVLLYGETGSGKEVLARAVHDRSPRRDGPFVAVNCASLPESLIESELFGYRAGAFTGAQRQGRSGKILQAHGGTLLLDEIGDMPLALQARLLRVLDERKVTPLGADASVDVDIQLISASHRNLTDLVAKGQFREDLYYRLNGVEIRLPPLRERQDKRQLIEAILQEEAGKPVVLSDQALKILMQYVWPGNLRQMRHVLRTMAVLAEGTIIGVEHLPGPLADQHSQPTGNGVASIGLTDCMAVSDEHEPVNPLQESERITLIQLLETHRWNISDVRERWVSAAIPCIANCTGTTLPCPRRVTPPPSEKRYNQFTAPQHRPQRPVSLFSA
- a CDS encoding GNAT family acetyltransferase, with amino-acid sequence MQIQFRQFHPDDTEATVALWQACGLTRPWNDPHKDIERKLQQEPELFIVAEHNGQLLGSVMAGYDGHRGWIYYLSVLPQYQSQGLGKSLVLQAEQRLRSKGCPKIQLMIRHDNSGVQDFYRTLGYESAEVVVLGKRLIEDV
- a CDS encoding ABC transporter substrate-binding protein, producing the protein MNNVPNKYRHTRRQALRKIAATGLSLAVPSWAIASGKKPLDGITLNVSTFSAAYPVLLRQWIGEFESLTGARINFDTPSFPVYNQRTDLELSTKGAAYDVVNVTFIYSSRWINSGWLTPLDDYIADPNRTPAEWDLNDFVKGAREAETGIDGKLYGVPWTSEALLHVSSRFDLVQEAGLDFPDTTDDLVKVLRAVNKKDKVAGFVADNHYGWSFVPYLHAFGADIFRKVPDDLMPTLTTPEAVAAVEYYAGLIREFGPNGALSYTPDQVTQALKQGRVNFSDHGQLHLAQLGDPKSSRTLHTVKFGLAPKGPAGRFPGTSVHGLGIPAGSKNKEAAWTFIQWALSKEITAKAVAAGYGSPARLSDIKSAAFRKRQLINGSDLAQLALESIDMASASGHMKYRTVSVYPQIDQQINKVIPLVVTGQLSAKQALEQAQNQAVAQLRRSGIKLS
- a CDS encoding carbohydrate ABC transporter permease; its protein translation is MRSTARGNASCIPVSWEQSRNRSFLLGLLPALAVLLVITLAPALALFVTSLTPLSLVDPTVSFNFSDPLVNFRQLMQDERFLDSAITQCKLSLLTVAMQLTAGTSLALLLNGKSSVLQYARSVFLIPMLIPPVVVALIWKIIYSPDISPLHRLLEFSGLTLEALTTNPHTALWAIAVADTWQWFPFTLLMILASLHMLPADPVEAARMDGASRIQVLRYIVLPHVRPVLVVCGLFRLIDSFKAFPLIYILTDGGPGNVTEVSNYYGFTQAFNFSYWGYGSAIAVLILAGVFFLSLIVTQFTRNSHDPIKNT
- a CDS encoding carbohydrate ABC transporter permease; the encoded protein is MTQSKTLEQYTQPLASHGLAYSGLRHWARSLARSVQVLRRYARTITVLLVMLVIMLPVIWTIHLAFKPALEIFDTTLGFVPTLENFQSLLADGSFLTALGNSVLVSVLSTTFSMLLGVPAAYVLTRWKFKVRKQIALWILVTRMAPPIAFTIPFFLAFRWLGLQDTLAGLTLIYMTFNLAIVIWLMQSFFASVPASLEEAAWLDGCGVWSGFLRITLPLAAPGLASTAILCFIFAWSDFFYALVLTRTQAVTATVAIVNFLQYEGWEWGKISAAGTLVMLPVLLFMVIIRRYLVHGLTAGGIKD